Proteins from a single region of Streptomyces sp. TN58:
- a CDS encoding DUF4246 domain-containing protein, whose translation MSAFPLPFNTSRSIPFAKPRILRELQMMQCSALIRAKPRWFDKMDDADIVARWTREAVDQGLSEAQVRYVLDELRHYAALRDPQTGVEVSGVDGVWQSDTLVDETLRSRLREAVRVLEEVPEEDKDWHPGSDGQVLDLVHPSLFCLVREVSGGPESAWQNPTDRWSKYEFSERFQWLPTDVDVSDDGEVAFRSYVNNVHPETHAGLLAVLPDVFARMRPLLENVLTDLRQPRPLRIEVNPYCWYDSKPEYPRRTSYSDDAAYNEARSQWEDAYEEWSENRRPVIPDAPVFTAPEPPAEAARVDLRGRGLQVIVKLATIQLTPDKPEYAGGSWHVEGMVNERIVSTALYYWDSENITESRLGFRAALDDPDYEQNDDDGVREVYGLENEDALNQVLGSAATPEGRCLAFPNILQHRVDSFRLADPTRPGHRKILAFFLVDPSRRIVSTSDVPPQQPWSETSTMTLEQAREYREQLMQERKFFVDEHNEQLYEREFSLCEH comes from the coding sequence ATGTCCGCCTTCCCGCTCCCCTTCAACACGTCACGTTCCATACCGTTCGCCAAACCCCGGATCCTGCGCGAACTCCAGATGATGCAGTGCAGCGCGCTCATCCGGGCGAAGCCGCGGTGGTTCGACAAGATGGACGACGCCGACATCGTCGCCCGGTGGACGCGGGAGGCGGTCGACCAGGGCCTCAGCGAGGCGCAGGTGCGCTACGTGCTGGACGAACTGCGCCACTACGCCGCCCTGCGGGACCCGCAGACCGGAGTCGAGGTGTCGGGCGTCGACGGGGTGTGGCAGTCGGACACGCTGGTCGACGAGACGCTCAGGTCCCGGCTGCGGGAGGCCGTCCGGGTGCTGGAGGAGGTCCCCGAGGAGGACAAGGACTGGCATCCCGGTTCGGACGGGCAGGTGTTGGACCTGGTCCATCCCTCGCTGTTCTGTCTGGTGCGGGAGGTGAGCGGGGGTCCCGAGAGCGCCTGGCAGAACCCGACGGACCGCTGGTCGAAGTACGAGTTCTCGGAGAGGTTCCAGTGGCTGCCCACGGACGTCGACGTCAGTGACGACGGCGAGGTGGCCTTCCGTTCGTACGTCAACAACGTCCACCCCGAGACCCACGCCGGACTCCTCGCGGTCCTCCCCGACGTGTTCGCCCGGATGCGCCCGCTGCTGGAGAACGTGCTGACGGATCTGCGCCAGCCGCGGCCGCTGCGGATCGAGGTCAACCCCTACTGCTGGTACGACTCGAAGCCGGAGTACCCGCGCCGGACCTCCTACAGTGACGACGCCGCGTACAACGAAGCCCGCAGCCAGTGGGAGGACGCCTACGAGGAGTGGTCGGAGAACCGCCGGCCGGTCATCCCGGACGCCCCGGTCTTCACCGCGCCCGAACCGCCCGCGGAGGCCGCCCGGGTCGACCTGCGCGGGCGCGGCCTCCAGGTCATCGTCAAGCTCGCCACCATCCAGCTCACCCCGGACAAGCCCGAGTACGCGGGCGGTTCCTGGCACGTCGAGGGGATGGTGAACGAGCGGATCGTCTCCACCGCGCTCTACTACTGGGACAGCGAGAACATCACCGAGAGCCGGCTGGGCTTCCGGGCGGCGCTCGACGACCCGGACTACGAACAGAACGACGACGACGGCGTGCGCGAGGTCTACGGCCTGGAGAACGAGGACGCGCTGAACCAGGTGCTGGGATCGGCCGCGACCCCGGAGGGCCGGTGCCTGGCGTTCCCGAACATCCTGCAGCACCGCGTCGACTCGTTCCGGCTCGCCGACCCCACGCGCCCGGGACACCGCAAGATCCTGGCCTTCTTCCTGGTCGACCCCTCGCGGAGGATCGTCTCGACATCCGACGTGCCGCCGCAGCAGCCCTGGTCCGAGACCTCGACCATGACGCTGGAGCAGGCCCGCGAGTACCGGGAACAGCTCATGCAGGAACGCAAGTTCTTCGTCGACGAGCACAACGAGCAGCTCTACGAGAGGGAGTTCTCCCTCTGCGAGCACTGA
- a CDS encoding flavin reductase family protein, which translates to MDLRQQGKQQERRREIERERGTGGAVSGAAFTEAMSRLVSGVAVVSARRGDGRPSGLLVSSVCSYSAAPPSVLVALARTSRTCREITAGPDAYFGVHLLARSHAALAKTFAGSSRDKFADVLWDWDGTVPRLSGVPVYAKCRAGAVLPHGDHVIVVGEVVGCAVAEDDPLVYFRRRLDWSLGG; encoded by the coding sequence ATGGACCTTCGTCAGCAGGGGAAGCAGCAGGAGCGCCGGCGGGAGATCGAGCGGGAGCGCGGGACCGGCGGGGCCGTGTCCGGGGCCGCGTTCACCGAGGCCATGTCGCGGCTGGTCTCGGGGGTGGCGGTGGTCTCCGCCCGGAGGGGTGACGGCCGGCCCTCGGGGCTGCTCGTCTCCTCCGTCTGCTCGTACAGCGCGGCCCCGCCGTCGGTGCTCGTCGCGCTGGCGCGCACCTCCCGGACCTGCCGGGAGATCACGGCGGGGCCGGACGCGTACTTCGGAGTCCACCTGCTGGCCCGCAGCCACGCGGCGCTGGCGAAGACCTTCGCGGGCAGCTCCCGGGACAAGTTCGCCGACGTGCTCTGGGACTGGGACGGGACGGTGCCGCGGCTGTCGGGCGTCCCGGTGTACGCGAAGTGCCGTGCGGGGGCGGTGCTCCCGCACGGCGACCACGTGATCGTGGTGGGCGAGGTGGTCGGCTGCGCGGTGGCGGAGGACGACCCGCTCGTGTACTTCCGGCGGCGGCTCGACTGGAGCCTCGGCGGCTGA
- a CDS encoding tetratricopeptide repeat protein: MTGHYWIAAPLRRERDRLRAGLGLPAPLAVVDAHRRLRGPYSAAGALLRQVAPEALRRMPELAARHYIELQESTPELAPLVPQRIRALEKMADAPGEASRYPARLHSLRVSHGIVDFLLAALPGSGDGPRTLVVENVQHADVTDHEFLAAALRRIPAELLTLVVATDTAELGDPPGMVSVSLPAELAVRTTRVHHPGAPAGADPDGPTPDGAGFGSLAEAAARYVAGDCISDEPPLRAAYEALTGPERAALHDRRAEEVAGRAEEEPSLRLGTLPYHLLRGSDGDGAGLDALRWAQLRCKYLGLYHAAAEMGEEGRHRTGPDVRPELWWPFTRETGVCLAAAGRPEESAAVQEEARSQTTMPKHHMSLAYETGMLYARHFPPELRDERRARAYVNQAIAISDLLPDLKERAFFSVFNRNGLALVEVRAGRPDEALRLLDEGIERLDRELGIGERTWHRVGLRYNRAQVNGMSGRLEDALEDYASIMDLDHDFADHYFNRGSMLRRLGRIEEAIADYERAITLESPFPEVHYNRGEARLELGDLDGALADFDRALELEPGNLEALLARAGLLADQGEAKAALADVEAGLLVDAEHPHLLCLQGRLWGEEGRTAEARDSLDAALRHDPELAEAWAIKGELDYVEGDLTAALADFNRAVELEARPEFRFNRGVVHEAAGSLVQAVADFDAVLAVTDDEEARSRRETCLRAAERAHL, from the coding sequence ATGACCGGCCACTACTGGATCGCGGCGCCCCTGCGCCGCGAACGTGACCGTCTGCGGGCCGGACTCGGCCTGCCCGCCCCCCTGGCCGTGGTCGACGCGCACCGTCGGCTGCGCGGACCTTACTCCGCGGCGGGCGCCCTGCTGCGCCAGGTCGCCCCCGAGGCGCTGCGCCGCATGCCCGAACTGGCCGCCCGGCACTACATCGAGCTCCAGGAGAGCACCCCGGAACTGGCGCCCCTCGTACCGCAGAGGATCCGCGCCCTGGAGAAGATGGCCGATGCCCCCGGCGAGGCCAGCCGCTACCCGGCCCGGCTGCACTCGCTGCGCGTCTCGCACGGGATCGTGGACTTCCTCCTAGCCGCCCTCCCCGGATCCGGGGACGGCCCGCGCACCCTCGTCGTGGAGAACGTGCAGCACGCCGACGTCACCGACCACGAGTTCCTCGCCGCCGCCCTGCGCCGGATCCCCGCCGAGCTTCTGACCCTGGTCGTCGCCACCGACACCGCGGAGCTCGGAGATCCGCCGGGCATGGTCTCCGTGTCCCTGCCCGCGGAACTCGCCGTGCGCACCACCCGCGTCCACCACCCCGGGGCCCCCGCGGGCGCCGACCCCGACGGGCCGACCCCCGACGGTGCCGGGTTCGGCAGCTTGGCCGAGGCCGCCGCCCGGTACGTTGCCGGCGACTGCATCAGCGACGAGCCCCCACTGCGCGCCGCGTACGAGGCCCTCACCGGACCCGAGCGCGCTGCCCTGCACGACCGCCGGGCCGAGGAGGTCGCCGGCCGCGCCGAGGAGGAGCCCTCGCTCCGGCTGGGCACCCTTCCCTACCACCTGCTGCGCGGCAGCGACGGCGACGGCGCCGGACTCGACGCCCTGCGTTGGGCCCAGCTCCGCTGCAAGTACCTGGGCCTCTATCACGCGGCGGCCGAGATGGGCGAGGAGGGCCGCCACCGTACGGGCCCCGACGTCCGGCCCGAACTGTGGTGGCCTTTCACCCGCGAGACGGGCGTGTGCCTGGCCGCCGCCGGACGGCCGGAGGAGTCCGCCGCCGTCCAGGAGGAGGCGCGCTCGCAGACCACCATGCCCAAACACCACATGAGCCTCGCCTACGAGACGGGCATGCTGTACGCCCGCCACTTCCCGCCGGAGCTGCGCGACGAGCGCAGGGCCCGCGCGTACGTCAACCAGGCCATCGCGATCTCGGACCTGCTGCCGGACCTGAAGGAACGCGCCTTCTTCTCCGTGTTCAACCGCAACGGCCTCGCCCTGGTCGAGGTCCGCGCCGGCCGCCCCGACGAGGCCCTGCGGCTGCTGGACGAGGGCATCGAGCGGCTCGACCGAGAGCTCGGCATCGGCGAGCGGACCTGGCACCGCGTCGGCCTGCGCTACAACCGCGCCCAGGTCAACGGCATGAGCGGCCGGCTGGAGGACGCCCTGGAGGACTACGCCTCCATCATGGACCTGGACCACGACTTCGCCGACCACTACTTCAACCGCGGAAGCATGCTCCGCCGGCTCGGCCGCATCGAGGAGGCCATCGCCGACTACGAGCGGGCCATCACTCTGGAATCGCCCTTCCCCGAGGTGCACTACAACCGCGGCGAGGCCCGGCTCGAACTCGGCGACCTCGACGGCGCGCTGGCCGACTTCGACCGGGCCCTCGAACTGGAGCCGGGCAACCTGGAGGCCCTCCTCGCCCGCGCGGGCCTGCTGGCCGACCAGGGCGAGGCCAAAGCGGCCCTGGCCGATGTCGAGGCCGGGCTGCTGGTCGATGCCGAGCACCCCCATCTGCTCTGCCTCCAGGGCCGGTTGTGGGGCGAGGAGGGCCGTACGGCCGAGGCCCGCGACTCCCTCGACGCGGCCCTGCGCCACGATCCGGAGCTGGCCGAGGCATGGGCGATCAAGGGCGAACTCGACTATGTGGAAGGCGACCTGACCGCCGCACTGGCCGATTTCAACCGAGCGGTGGAGCTGGAGGCCCGGCCCGAGTTCCGGTTCAACCGGGGTGTGGTTCACGAGGCGGCGGGCAGCCTGGTCCAGGCGGTGGCCGACTTCGACGCGGTCCTCGCCGTCACCGACGACGAAGAGGCGCGCAGCCGCCGGGAGACCTGCCTGCGCGCAGCCGAGCGGGCGCACCTGTAG
- a CDS encoding acyl-CoA dehydrogenase family protein — protein sequence MEDRRSGGGGAARHEAYAVPDLMTVSDAEADTDTGADTGADSDTDTVTVTGAVVDACEQRVARFVRGRVFPREPVLDAGGPAAAEALAALRAEARGEGLWALPLPAELGGGGLSLAAYAELAEAEGASDHGPAALGSAPLLDVRMLAGHGRPGVREAYLERLVAGGIRACYAMTEPGVPGTAPLRTATRARRLPDGGWRVTGRKWFTSGAADADLVTVMARTSGEDGDREGLSLLLVPTDSAGFRVVRELPVLGAAGQYEIALDGVRVPADHLLGEPGEALAIAGERLQLGRTLRCLRWLGQAQRAFDLMCRRAAAHDGSRGPLAEQQLVQAHVFDALLALRTTRPLVREAVALIAAGRDARTEVGLAKVAAARTLQQVADCAIQVHGAAGLGPDTPLPGLLRTGRAARILDGPDELHITSVARRVLRGYGHGV from the coding sequence GTGGAAGATCGCCGTAGCGGCGGTGGCGGAGCCGCACGACATGAGGCGTACGCGGTCCCGGACTTGATGACGGTCTCGGACGCGGAAGCGGACACGGACACGGGCGCGGACACGGGCGCGGACTCGGACACGGACACGGTCACGGTCACGGGCGCGGTCGTGGACGCGTGCGAGCAACGGGTCGCCCGCTTCGTCCGCGGCCGGGTGTTCCCCCGGGAGCCCGTGCTCGACGCGGGCGGGCCGGCGGCCGCCGAGGCGCTGGCGGCGCTGCGCGCCGAGGCCCGCGGCGAGGGGCTGTGGGCTCTGCCGCTCCCCGCCGAACTGGGCGGCGGCGGGCTGTCCTTGGCGGCGTACGCCGAGCTTGCCGAGGCAGAGGGAGCCAGTGACCACGGTCCTGCCGCACTGGGGTCCGCCCCGCTGCTGGACGTGCGGATGCTGGCCGGGCACGGGCGGCCCGGCGTCCGCGAGGCGTACCTGGAGCGGCTGGTCGCCGGCGGGATCCGCGCCTGCTACGCGATGACCGAGCCGGGAGTGCCCGGCACCGCCCCCTTACGGACCGCCACCCGCGCGCGGCGGCTCCCGGACGGCGGCTGGCGGGTCACCGGCCGCAAGTGGTTCACCTCGGGAGCGGCGGACGCCGACCTGGTGACCGTCATGGCCCGCACCTCCGGGGAGGACGGGGACCGCGAGGGCCTGTCCCTGCTGCTCGTGCCCACGGACTCCGCCGGCTTCCGCGTGGTGCGCGAACTCCCCGTACTGGGAGCGGCGGGACAGTACGAGATCGCCCTCGACGGGGTGCGGGTTCCGGCCGACCACCTCCTCGGTGAGCCCGGCGAGGCCCTGGCCATCGCCGGTGAGCGGCTCCAGCTCGGCCGTACGCTGCGCTGCCTGCGCTGGCTCGGGCAGGCGCAGCGGGCCTTCGACCTGATGTGCCGGCGGGCGGCGGCGCACGACGGGTCGCGCGGGCCGCTCGCCGAACAGCAGTTGGTGCAGGCCCACGTCTTCGACGCCCTGCTGGCCCTGCGCACCACGCGTCCCCTCGTCCGGGAGGCGGTGGCGCTCATCGCCGCGGGGCGGGACGCGCGTACGGAGGTGGGGCTGGCCAAGGTCGCCGCCGCGCGCACGCTCCAGCAGGTCGCGGACTGCGCGATCCAGGTCCACGGCGCCGCCGGCCTCGGACCGGACACGCCGCTGCCGGGGCTGCTGCGCACCGGGCGAGCGGCGCGCATCCTCGACGGCCCGGACGAACTGCACATCACCTCGGTGGCGCGCCGCGTCCTGCGGGGCTACGGCCACGGCGTGTGA
- a CDS encoding AfsR/SARP family transcriptional regulator, translated as MGPLEVRRGGVSCTPSSLKRRALLTLLLLHANRRFPICSLIGELWDDRPPRSAVATVQMYVSGLRRVLAPEHSRGGGDPRRHPLLLTSGNGYLLRVQPGELDLDRFRTLAARGRELRAAGHCTTAAESFHRALALWRGTPFEDLGPACLPAHYTVRLEEERLALVHDRIGADICSGWAREVVGELEELCARHPLREDFHEQLMLALAAAGRRAEALHAYTRARRAVVEDTGIEPGPGLRAAQQALLSGARPDNTRHDGCRPAGALHPAALGG; from the coding sequence TTGGGGCCCCTGGAAGTCCGCCGGGGCGGGGTGTCGTGCACGCCCAGCTCCCTGAAGCGGCGCGCCCTGCTGACGCTGCTGCTGCTGCACGCCAACCGCCGCTTTCCGATCTGCTCCCTGATCGGCGAGTTGTGGGACGACCGGCCTCCGCGCTCAGCCGTGGCGACCGTGCAGATGTACGTGTCGGGGCTGCGGCGTGTGCTCGCCCCTGAGCACAGCCGCGGGGGCGGCGACCCCCGCAGGCACCCGCTGCTGCTCACCTCCGGCAACGGCTACCTGCTGCGCGTACAGCCGGGGGAACTGGACCTCGACCGGTTCCGCACGCTGGCCGCGCGCGGCCGGGAACTGCGGGCCGCGGGCCACTGCACCACCGCGGCAGAGTCGTTTCACCGGGCCCTGGCCCTCTGGCGGGGCACGCCCTTCGAGGACCTCGGACCGGCCTGCCTGCCCGCGCACTACACCGTCCGGCTCGAAGAGGAACGGCTCGCCCTCGTCCACGACCGGATCGGCGCCGACATCTGCAGCGGCTGGGCCCGCGAGGTTGTCGGTGAGCTGGAGGAGCTGTGCGCGCGCCACCCGCTGCGCGAGGACTTCCACGAGCAGCTGATGCTCGCCCTGGCCGCCGCGGGCCGCCGCGCCGAGGCCCTGCACGCCTACACCCGGGCCCGGCGCGCCGTGGTCGAGGACACCGGAATCGAACCGGGACCGGGCCTGCGCGCGGCCCAGCAGGCCCTGCTCAGCGGGGCCCGGCCCGACAACACCCGGCACGACGGCTGCCGCCCGGCGGGCGCACTCCACCCCGCTGCGCTGGGTGGCTGA
- a CDS encoding class I adenylate-forming enzyme family protein, which translates to MTADRFLPRDLVPAELRRAWVVDGTCPDLDLYSLFRARQIADLHRTAVVDAKGELCYTALDRKVRCLATGLRDLGIGPGDVVGVQLPDARAAVIADLALAALGAVSLPFPVGRGALEAEALLRRAEAVAVIAAVEHRGLRHAEELRALAGALPHLRHVIAAGRPGTLPDGTVPLSELLRGEPRGFVPARPDPDSAARILVSSGSEAEPKMVAYSHNALAGGRGNFLASLIPDGTPPRCLFLVPLASAFGSNGTAVTLARHGGTLVLLDHFTADAALAAVREHRPTHVLGVPTMVRMMLDRLDGTGEELPSPTALVLGGAPLDAATAAAAAGAFGCPVVNLYGSADGVNCHTGLDSTLPPTDGHGVVAGRPDPRVAEIRIADPDTHEPLPEGALGEIVSRGPMTPLCYVGAPELDARYRTPDGWVRTGDLGYLDAESVLHVVGRLKDIVIRGGANISPAEVERELTTHPQVRDVACVGVPDPLMGERLAACVVARGAQAPTLASLAQHLTGRGLERCKHPERLLVVAELPLTAAGKPDRAALRRRLTESSALV; encoded by the coding sequence ATGACCGCCGACAGGTTCTTACCGCGCGACCTGGTGCCCGCCGAACTCCGGCGTGCCTGGGTGGTCGACGGCACCTGCCCCGACCTCGACCTCTACAGCCTCTTCCGCGCACGGCAGATCGCCGACCTGCACCGCACCGCCGTCGTCGACGCCAAGGGAGAGCTCTGCTACACCGCACTCGACCGCAAGGTCCGGTGCCTGGCCACCGGCCTGCGCGACCTCGGGATCGGCCCGGGCGACGTGGTCGGCGTACAACTGCCCGACGCCCGGGCCGCCGTCATCGCCGACCTGGCGCTGGCCGCCCTCGGAGCGGTCTCGCTGCCCTTCCCCGTGGGGCGCGGCGCCCTGGAGGCCGAGGCCCTGCTGCGGCGCGCCGAGGCCGTCGCCGTCATCGCGGCGGTAGAGCACCGCGGGCTGCGGCACGCGGAGGAGTTGCGCGCCCTCGCCGGGGCCCTCCCGCACCTGCGGCACGTCATCGCCGCGGGGCGGCCCGGCACCCTGCCTGACGGAACGGTTCCGCTGTCGGAGCTGCTGCGCGGCGAGCCGCGCGGGTTCGTCCCCGCCCGTCCGGACCCCGACAGCGCCGCCCGCATCCTCGTCTCGTCCGGCTCCGAGGCCGAGCCCAAGATGGTCGCCTACTCGCACAACGCGCTGGCCGGCGGCCGCGGCAACTTCCTGGCCTCCCTCATCCCCGACGGCACCCCGCCGCGCTGTCTCTTCCTCGTCCCGCTGGCCTCCGCCTTCGGTTCCAACGGCACCGCGGTCACCCTGGCCCGGCACGGCGGCACCCTGGTGCTGCTCGACCACTTCACCGCGGACGCCGCGCTGGCCGCGGTGCGCGAACACCGGCCGACGCACGTCCTCGGCGTGCCCACCATGGTCCGCATGATGCTCGACCGCCTCGACGGGACGGGCGAGGAGCTGCCGTCGCCCACCGCGCTGGTCCTCGGCGGCGCACCGCTCGACGCGGCCACGGCGGCCGCCGCCGCAGGGGCCTTCGGCTGCCCCGTCGTCAACCTCTACGGCTCCGCCGACGGCGTCAACTGCCATACCGGACTGGACAGTACGCTTCCGCCCACGGACGGCCACGGCGTCGTCGCCGGCCGCCCCGACCCCCGGGTCGCCGAGATCCGCATCGCAGACCCCGACACCCACGAGCCGCTTCCCGAGGGCGCCCTCGGCGAGATCGTCTCCCGAGGCCCGATGACCCCGCTGTGCTACGTCGGCGCCCCCGAGCTGGACGCCCGCTACCGCACCCCCGACGGCTGGGTCCGCACCGGCGACCTCGGCTACCTCGACGCCGAGAGCGTCCTGCACGTCGTCGGCCGCCTCAAGGACATCGTCATCCGCGGCGGAGCCAACATCAGCCCCGCCGAGGTGGAACGCGAACTCACCACGCACCCCCAGGTCCGGGACGTGGCCTGCGTCGGCGTCCCCGACCCGCTGATGGGCGAGCGGCTCGCGGCCTGCGTCGTGGCCCGGGGGGCACAGGCCCCCACGCTCGCCTCACTCGCGCAACACCTCACGGGGCGCGGGCTGGAGCGGTGCAAGCATCCCGAGCGGCTGCTCGTCGTCGCGGAACTGCCCCTGACCGCCGCCGGCAAACCCGACCGCGCGGCCCTCCGCCGACGGCTGACCGAGAGCAGTGCTCTCGTATAG
- a CDS encoding CoA transferase has translation MAPQATTHTVRPLDTLRFDTSGPPQITNVVSDHLRLLGARTDRPVHVDAPAAGTTLHGGGFAPVHAAATWADPASGLTDEATVQAATGIMAVHGRRDGTPRGAAVDYAATATAVLAVQGLLANLVGQSRGAAPAQVTTGADRAGLLAVSQYLAAAGADEGEAADIAPGGPPFTAADGTVFELETLDPAAWAAFWKELEAPADALRSGWRPFQFRYATACAPLPAALHTTARSHGWERIRRAAAASGAEVCALRSLADRAAEYDGAAPWSLTPSTARAPAAAADRRAPLPAGPHRAPGGPLAAGPLAGLTVLEAGRRIQAPLAAHLLGLLGADVIRIEPPGGDPLRGMPPACSGISARWLALNRGKRAMEIDIKAEADRGRLRELAAHADVFLHNWAPGKAAALGLDADDLARVNPALVHAYTSGWAGRLDGAPMGTDFMVQARTGVGEAVRPEGEVPAPSLMTLLDVMGGLLGAEAVLAGLLLRERTGRGVRVDSSLLGAADTLTGPALRRAARGHNPRRPAGFRYPLATADGWIAPADADARAAAGHDLRGLPTAEALSRLRERGLTATAVTTELSDLHHDPRFAGRVSRDAHGAPAVPDPWSFA, from the coding sequence ATGGCGCCACAGGCGACCACGCACACGGTCCGGCCGCTCGACACACTGCGCTTCGACACCTCGGGCCCGCCGCAGATCACCAACGTCGTCAGCGACCACCTGCGGCTGCTCGGCGCCCGGACGGACCGCCCCGTCCACGTGGACGCGCCCGCCGCCGGCACCACACTCCACGGCGGCGGCTTCGCACCCGTGCACGCGGCCGCCACCTGGGCCGATCCCGCGAGCGGGCTCACCGACGAGGCCACGGTGCAGGCCGCCACCGGCATCATGGCCGTGCACGGGCGCCGCGACGGCACCCCGCGCGGAGCGGCCGTCGACTACGCCGCCACAGCCACCGCCGTCCTCGCGGTCCAGGGACTGCTCGCGAACCTGGTGGGCCAGTCCCGGGGCGCGGCGCCCGCCCAGGTCACCACCGGCGCGGACCGGGCCGGGCTGCTCGCCGTGTCCCAGTACCTCGCGGCCGCCGGCGCCGACGAGGGCGAGGCGGCCGACATCGCCCCCGGCGGACCGCCGTTCACCGCCGCCGACGGGACCGTCTTCGAACTGGAGACGCTCGACCCGGCAGCCTGGGCAGCCTTCTGGAAGGAGCTCGAAGCACCCGCCGACGCCCTGCGCAGCGGCTGGCGGCCCTTCCAGTTCCGCTACGCCACCGCCTGCGCGCCCCTGCCGGCAGCCCTCCACACCACCGCCCGCTCCCACGGCTGGGAACGGATCCGCCGGGCCGCGGCCGCCTCCGGTGCCGAGGTGTGCGCACTGCGCTCCCTCGCCGACCGGGCCGCCGAGTACGACGGCGCCGCCCCGTGGTCCCTCACGCCGTCGACAGCCCGCGCCCCCGCGGCCGCCGCCGACCGGCGGGCGCCGCTGCCGGCCGGGCCCCACCGTGCGCCCGGCGGGCCCCTGGCTGCCGGACCCCTGGCCGGGCTGACCGTGCTGGAGGCAGGCCGCCGGATCCAGGCGCCGCTCGCCGCGCACCTGCTCGGGCTCCTCGGCGCCGACGTGATCCGCATCGAACCGCCGGGCGGCGACCCGCTGCGCGGCATGCCCCCCGCCTGCTCCGGGATCTCCGCCCGCTGGCTCGCCCTCAACCGCGGCAAGCGGGCCATGGAGATCGACATCAAGGCGGAGGCGGACCGGGGACGGTTGCGGGAACTGGCGGCGCACGCCGACGTCTTCCTCCACAACTGGGCGCCGGGCAAGGCCGCGGCCCTCGGCCTCGACGCCGACGACCTCGCACGGGTCAATCCCGCGCTCGTCCACGCGTACACCAGCGGCTGGGCCGGTCGGCTCGACGGCGCCCCCATGGGTACGGACTTCATGGTCCAGGCCCGTACCGGGGTCGGCGAGGCCGTCCGCCCCGAAGGCGAGGTCCCCGCGCCCTCGCTGATGACCCTGCTCGACGTCATGGGCGGACTGCTGGGTGCCGAAGCCGTCCTGGCCGGGCTGCTGCTGCGCGAGCGCACGGGCCGCGGCGTACGGGTCGACTCCTCCCTGCTCGGCGCCGCCGACACGCTGACCGGCCCCGCCCTGCGCCGGGCGGCCCGCGGGCACAACCCCCGGCGGCCCGCCGGATTCCGCTACCCCCTGGCCACGGCCGACGGGTGGATCGCACCCGCCGACGCCGACGCCCGCGCCGCCGCCGGCCACGACCTGCGCGGCCTGCCCACGGCCGAGGCCCTGTCCCGGCTGCGTGAGCGCGGACTGACCGCGACCGCCGTCACCACCGAACTGTCCGACCTGCACCACGACCCGCGTTTCGCCGGCCGGGTCAGCCGCGACGCGCACGGCGCACCCGCAGTCCCCGACCCCTGGAGCTTCGCATGA
- a CDS encoding RHS repeat domain-containing protein, with the protein MGTGHGHPKHQPAHAPAPSLRFSPAAGWDGEGDGLAAIAQLEDRNGKPGGRITALHLTGGPRVLAYGYTDGNLTEVTSSSGRPLRLAYDDRGRITSWIDTNGSRYENTYDDQDRCIAEGGADGHLALTLTYDEHDPATGERVTAVTTADGHTRRYLIDERCRVVAEIDPLGAVPRYQYDSAGRVLSRTDALGATSLQEYDEAGRITRSIRPDGRIAGRPSTTNRACPQE; encoded by the coding sequence GTGGGCACCGGTCATGGGCACCCCAAACACCAGCCGGCGCACGCGCCCGCCCCCTCCCTACGGTTCTCCCCGGCGGCGGGCTGGGACGGCGAGGGGGACGGCCTGGCGGCGATCGCCCAGCTGGAGGACCGCAACGGCAAACCCGGGGGCCGCATTACCGCTCTCCATCTGACCGGCGGCCCGCGCGTCCTCGCGTATGGCTACACCGACGGGAACCTGACTGAGGTCACCAGCTCCTCCGGTCGGCCCCTGCGGCTGGCGTACGACGACCGCGGCCGGATCACGTCGTGGATCGACACCAATGGCAGCCGCTACGAAAACACCTACGACGACCAGGACCGCTGCATCGCGGAAGGCGGCGCCGACGGACACCTCGCCCTCACGCTCACGTACGACGAGCACGACCCGGCGACGGGCGAGCGCGTCACGGCGGTCACCACCGCCGACGGGCACACCCGCCGCTACCTGATCGACGAGCGGTGCCGGGTCGTTGCCGAGATCGACCCGCTCGGCGCTGTCCCCCGCTACCAGTACGACAGCGCCGGACGCGTGCTCAGCCGTACCGACGCACTGGGCGCCACCTCGCTTCAGGAATACGACGAGGCGGGAAGGATTACCCGCTCAATCCGACCCGACGGCCGCATAGCGGGCAGGCCCAGTACGACGAACCGGGCCTGCCCGCAAGAGTGA